In the Aster yellows witches'-broom phytoplasma AYWB genome, CAAACAAACAAATACTAAACAACAAAAACATCTATCAAAAGAAAGCAGTCATCAACAAATTACCAAATTACAAACTCAAATTAAAGAATTACAACAAAAACTTTCCCAACAAAAAAAAACCTTTGATGAAGGGTTGTTAAAAAATCAAGCAGAATTCATTAACTTTAAGAAAAGAGCTCAAACTCAAAAAGAAAATGAATTAAAATATGCATCAAGTAATTTTATTAATAATTTATTAATGCCATTGGAGCAATTAGAAAAAGTAATTGATATGCCTACACAAAATGAATTGTTGCAAAAATATTTATTAGGTTTTAAGTTGTTACAAAAACAAATAAAAAAAGTGTTGCAAGATGAAGGAGTAGAAGAAATTGAGGCTCTTAATAAACCTTTTGATCCTACTTTTCACCACGCTTTAGAAACAGTGTGTGACTTTGAAAAGCCTGATAAAACCAATTTAGCAGTTTTACAAAAAGGTTATTTATATAAAAAAAGAATTTTAAGACCAACATTGGTTAAAGTAAATGAATGGAGTGATAAAAATGAAAAAAACGAATAAAATTATAGGTATTGATTTAGGAACAACTAACTCTTGTGTTGCTGTAATGGAAGGCGGCGAGGCAAAAGTTATTCCTAATGCTGAAGGTGGAAGAACAACTCCGTCTGTAGTTTCTTTTAAAGGTGATGAAATTATGTTAGGAGAAATTGCCAAACGCCAAGCAATTACCAATCCTAATACTATTAGTTCTATCAAAAGACACATGGGAGAAGCTAATTATACTGTTAATGTGAGTGGTAAAAAATACACTCCACAAGAAATTAGTGCAATGATTTTGGCAAATTTAAAAAAAACTGCTGAAGATTATTTAGGAGCTCAAGTAAGTGAGGCAGTAATTACTGTTCCTGCTTATTTTAATGATGCTCAAAGACAAGCTACCAAAGATGCAGGTAAAATTGCAGGCTTAAATGTTAAACGCATTATTAACGAACCAACTGCAGCTGCTCTTTCTTATGGCGTTGACAAAGGTGACAAAGAACAGACCATTTTAGTGTTTGACTTAGGAGGAGGAACTTTTGATGTTTCTATTCTAACTTTGATGGACGGTACTTTTGAAGTGCTTTCTACTTCTGGAGACAATGCTTTGGGAGGTGATGATTTTGACTTGCGTATAGTAGATTTCTTAGTGCAAGAATTCAAAAAAGAAAATAGTGTTGATCTTTCCAAAGATAAAATGGCAATGCAAAGATTAAAAGATGCTGCTGAAAAAGCTAAAAAAGAATTAAGTGGTGTTGCTTCTTCACAAATTTCTTTGCCTTTCTTAACAATGAGCGAAGCAGGTCCCCTTCATTTAGAATACAATATGACTCGTGCTAAATTCAATGAACTTACTAAAGATTTAATTGATCGTTGTTTGGCTCCTGTAAAACGTGCTTTAAGTGATGCCAAATTAGATATTAAAAAAATCGATCAAGTGCTTTTAGTGGGTGGTTCTACTCGTATTCCTGCAGTTCAGGATTTAGTTAAAAATGAATTGAATAAAACTCCTAATAAGAGCATTAATCCTGATGAAGTAGTTGCTATTGGAGCTGCTATTCAAGGAGGAATTCTATCAGGAGAAGTTAAAGATATTTTATTGTTAGACGTAACTCCACTTTCCTTAGGAATTGAAACTTTGGGCAATGTCTTTACTAAATTAATTGAAAGAAATACTACTATTCCAACATCTAAAAAACAAGTCTTTTCAACTGCCGCAGATAATCAACCAGCAGTAGATATTCATGTTTTACAAGGAGAACGCCCTTTAGCAGCTGATAATAAAACTTTGGGAAGATTCCAATTAACAGATATTCCACCAGCACCTCGTGGAATTCCTCAAATTGAAGTTACTTTTGACCTGGATGCAAATGGAATTGTATCAGTTAAAGCCAAGGACTTAGGAACTAACAAAGAACAAAAAATTACTATTTCAGGAAGTGGTGCCCTTAAAGAAGAAGAAATTCAAAGAATGATTAGAGAAGCTGAAGAAAATGCTGAGGCAGATCGTTTGAAAAAAGAAAGTATTGATGCGCGTAATGAAGCAGAAAATATGATTTTCCACACTAAAAAATCTTTAGAAGATTTAAAAGCAGACGTTACACCAGAAGAAAAAGACAAAGTGGAGAATCAAATTAAAGAATTAGAAGAAGCTCTAAAAGGAGATGACACTGCTTTAATTAAAGAAAAAACTGGAAGTCTTACTAAAGAATCTCAAGGAATCGCAATGAAAGCTTATCAAAAAGCTCAAGAAAAAGGTGCGCAAGAAAACACCACTGCTAAAAATGAAAAACCTCAAGACGAAGTAGTAGACGCTGATTTTGAAGAACAAAAATAATCAATAATAAAAATAATAACAACAAAATACTAAAAATATAACTAAACAAAAACAACCATAAAAAACAAACTATAAAGAATAATGAAATCAAAGGGGCAAAACCCCTTAGTTTTATTATTAGGAGAAGTTAGCTACAATGACAAAAAAAGATTATTATCATATTTTGGGTCTAGATAAAGACGCAAGTCCTGAGGACATCAAAAAAGCTTATCGTATTCTTGCTAAAAAATATCATCCTGATATTTCCAAAGAAGCTAACGCCGAGAGCAAATTTAAAGAAGTTCAAGAAGCTTATAGTGTTTTAGGAGATGCTTCTAAAAAAAGTAATTATGATCGTTTTGGTGATTCTTCAGATAACGGTTTTTCTGACTTCGGTAGTGGTGGTTTTGATGGCTTTGATTCTTTTGGGGATTCTTTTTTCAGTTCTTTTGGAGATATTTTTGGTAATCAACAAACTAAAAAACCTTCTTATGATAAAAAAGTAGAGATGACTATTGGTTTTATTGATTCTGTTTTAGGGGCTAACAAAACTATTGAAATTACTGTAGAAGCTGATTGTAGAGTTTGTCATGGTAAAGGAGCAGTTTCCCATCAAGATGTTATTGCTTGTAGACGTTGTGGTGGAACTGGACAAATTATTACTGAGCAAAGAACTTTTTTAGGTAATATTCGTTCTCGTCAAGTTTGTCCTAATTGTAGTGGTAAAGGACAAGAAATTAAAAATAAATGTTATGCTTGTCACGGACAAAAACGTCAAAAAGTTAAGCAATCAGCTACCTTTAATATTCCTGCAGGGATTCAAGAAGGAATGTCTTTGCAAGTTCCTGGAAAAGGAAATTTTGTTCCTTTAAGTAATAATCAAAAAGCAGGAGATTTATATATTACTTTTAAAGTGCGCCCTCATGAATCTTTTGTGAGACGTGAATATGATATTATTTTAGAAATCTTTATTACTTTGCCAGAAGCTGTTTTAGGAACTAATATTTTGATTCCTACTATTTATGGTGAAGTAGCTTTAAAAATCCCTTCAGGGATTCAATCAGGAAATAAATTAAGAATGAAAAATAAAGGAGTTGCACATCTTAATTCTTCTTATCGTAAAGGTGATCAGTATGTTGTTGTTCATCTCAAAACTCCTAACCCATTAAGCTTAGAAGAAAAAAGATTATATCAAAAATTATTAGATTTGCAACATCGTAGTTAATATAATTAATGATATAAATAATAAAATAATAAGGAGACCAACTTAAAAGTTGGTTTTTTTATTAAGTGGTAATATTAATGTTTAAATTTTTAGAGTTTTACATAGTTAATTTTAATTGTATTATGATTAACAATAAATTAATATTTTTTAATATAAATGTTGAATGGGAATATAGTTTTTATATTATGTTATAATTAATAGTAGATAAATAGTTTTACTATTTTCTATTTTATTAATATTTACAATATTAAATTAACTACTAATTAAATATTTTGAGTTATAACAAAGGCATAAATTCTTTTATTATATTCAAGTTAGAGACTTTAAAACTTTAACAAATCTAATTTGATAATTTAATTTAATAAAGAGTTGAAATAACATGTTTTTATTAGATAATTTTAAAGAAAAAATTCAAGATAATAAAAAATTAAGTTCGGTTACAGTTTATTGTAGAGCAACTTATAAAAGAGTTATTCAAAAAACTTTATTATTTATTTGTCACTTTCTTTTGTGTTTGTATGGCATGAATTAGGTTTTTGCCAAAGTTTAGGTGAAATAAAGAAACAATTATTTTTTAAATATTTGTATATGCCTACGTATTTTTTGTTCTTCTAGTGTATCACGAATAACAGCTCCTATTTGCCTTATTTTACTTTGGGGGCATTTTTAGGAATGCTTATGAGTTATTTAGATGTTCGTTTAAAATATATCACATACATCCGATTTGACTTGTAAATTAATAATATATAAACATTTATGATTAACTATTTTGTTTTCGTTTTTTTTTTTTTTGATGGGTAATTTTACAATTACTATTTTACTTTATTATAAATTTTTTAAAAAAACAATCAACAATTAATTAATAAATTTGTTTTTTTGTATCTTTTAATTTTTTTGTTATTATTATTTTTTTATGTTGTTTTTGTTCTTTGAATATATTATTGAAAAGCAAGTAGATAAAAAATATCAAAATCTAAGCCTTTTGCTTTATATTTGTTAGTTTTTATCCTCTTATTAAAACTTTATAGAACTTTTTAAAAAGGATTAATAATTAATATTATTTATAAATTTGAAACAGAAATTAATTTTTAATTTCTGTTTTTTTTTTTTTTGAAAAAATTATTATTTATAATATTGTAATTAGTTAATTTTAAATAAATTTCGCTAATTTGAGTTATAATAATTTTTTTTTATTATTTGCTTTTGTTTTTTTAATTTATCCTTAAATATTTTATGATAATAAAAATCCAAAAAACTAAAAAAACTCATTTTAGATTGGTTAGCGAAGTTTTGCCAGTCAAAAAGAAAGTATTTTAGTTATAATAATTGGGTATAAGTTTTTTATTTTGATACCTCAATTACTTTCAAAAAGGAGAGTTTATAAATGTTTAAATGGTTGAAAAGTAAATTTTTTAAAAGTAAAAATAATGATAAATATCAACTAGGTCTTAAAAAAACCAAAGCTAGTTTTCTAGATTTTCAAACTCTTTTGAAACAATCTAACAATATTGAACAATCGCTATTACAAGCATTAGAAAGTTTGTTAATTCAAGCTGATTTTGGCACTAAAACCATTTTTTTTTTGATGCAAGCTATCAAAGATGAAATTAATCAATTTCAAATTAAAAATCCTCAAAAGCTTCCTTCCGTTGTTTTTTCTAAAATGTTTGATTTGTATCAAAATATGAAAGATATGAAAAATATAAAAGACACATTAGAAAGTTCGCAAGAACAAGAACAAGAAAAAAAACAAGCAAAACAAAACCAAGGCCCCAACCCAACAAATCCCAAAGATACTTTTACATCTCAAAATAACTTTCCTCAAATGTATTTGTTTACGGGAGTTAATGGAGTAGGAAAAACAACTACTATTGGAAAAATGGCCGAAGCATTGAAACAAGAAGGCAAAAAAGTACTTTTAATTGCTGCTGATACTTTTCGTGCAGGTGCAGTAGCACAACTCCAAATTTGGGCAAAAAGAGTAGGTGTTGAAGTTTTTTGCAAGCCCTTACCAGCTCATCCTGCAAGCGTTATTTTTGAAGGAATCGAACTTGCTAAAAGTCAAAATTATGATATTATTTTGTGTGATACTGCTGGAAGATTACAAAACAAAACTAATTTAATGCAAGAATTAGCTAAAATCAATCGTGTTATTTACAAACATTTGCCCGCCTCAAATTTACAAACTTTTTTAGTTTTGGATGCTACCACAGGACAAAATGCTCTTAATCAAGTTGATTTGTTCAATCAAGCAACCCCACTTTCAGGAGCCATTTTAACAAAACTTGATGGCACTTCCAAAGGAGGGATTGTTTTTGCAATTAAGTATTTATACAATTTGCCCACTAAATATATTGGTGTAGGCGAAAAAGCCCAAGATTTAATTACTTTTGATGTTAAAAAATATCTTTTTAATTTATTTGAAGGTTTTTTTACTTCTGAAGATATTTTATAATTGATAATTATAAAGAAAAAACAAAAAAATTTTATTATAAAAAAAAATAAACCCCACAAAAACAAATTTCACAACATCACAAAGGAGATAAAAATATGAGTATATTAGGCGAAGGCTTACAAAAAGTTATTAATAAAATTAGAGGAAAAAAAATCCTAGAACAACAAGACATTCAAAATATTATGCAAGATATTAAAGTTTCTTTGGTAGAATCTGATGTTCATTTACAAGTTATTGATAAGTTTAATGAAATTATTGAAAAAAAGACTTTGAAACAAGAAGTTTTAAAAGGTTTAAATAATAAAGAACATATTATTAAAATTGTAAACAAAACCTTAATTCAAATTTTGGGTTCTACTCGTGTTGATCTTACTTTTAAGCCTAATTGCAATTTGAATACTTTAATGTTAATTGGGTTGCAAGGAAGTGGGAAAACGACTACTGCAGGAAAATTAGCTCTTTGGTTGCGCAAAAAAAATAGTAAAAAAGTTTTGCTTGTAGCTTGTGATATTTATCGTCCAGGAGCAATAGAACAATTAAAAGTTATTGGTAAACAAATTAATATTGATGTTTTTTCTAAACTTGATGCTGATGTTTTAGATATTGTAGATGCAGGATTAAAACATGCTTCGCAAGAAGGATATGATGCAGTAATTATTGATACTGCGGGGCGCCTTGATACTGATGAGACAATGATGCAAGAATTGCAACAAATTAAAGCCAAAGCTGATCCTTCAGAAATTTTGTTAGTTGTTGATTGTCTTTCAGGACAACAATCTGCTAATACTGCTCAGTCGTTTCACAATCAATTAGGAGCAACTGGAGTTATTTTGACCAAAATGGATGCAGATACTAAAGGAGGAGCTGCTTTATCAGTAAGAGCAATGACAGATCTGCCTTTAAAATTTGTTTCTTCTTCAGAGAAAATTGATAGTTTAGAGCCATTTAATCCTGATAGAATGGCATCTCGTCTTTTAGGAATGGGAGATATTTTAACTTTAATTGAAACATTTACTGATAAAATTGATCCTCATCAAAGTAAACAAATGATGGAAAAATTATTTGATGATAGTTATAATTATTATGATTTTCAAAAGCAATTAAAAACCTTAAAAAAAATGGGTTCTTTCAGTAAATTGTTAAGTTTTATTCCTGGATTAGGTTGCAAGATAAAACAACTTTCTGCTAATTTAGGTGATGATGGATTTAATAAATTTGAAGTTTTAATTCAAAGTATGACTAAACAAGAAAAGAAAAATCCTCAATTAATTGTTTTGAGCAGTAGACGTAGACAAAGAATTGCTAAAGGTTCTGGTAATCAATTAAGTGATGTCAATAAGCTAATTACCCTTTTAGAACAACAAAAAAAATTAGCTAAGCAAATGCAACATTTTGATGATCAAGATCTTGATAAATTACAAAATGATCCGATGTCTTTTTTTCATGATATGAATAATAATAAATAATTAAAATTATAAAATCTTTTTATAAACACAATAAAATAAAAAACCAAACAAAATCTTGTATTCTAAGAAAGTTTTTCCAAACTTTCTTTTTTTAATATTACATTAATTATTTTCTTTTTTTACCTTAAAAATAGCAAAATCATTATTAACTTATAATCAAATTTCGGCTATTAGCTAAACGATAAAATAAATAGGAGAAAAAATGAAACATTTAGTTTTAGTTGATGGCAATTCGCTTTTATTTCGAGCATATCACGCAACCGCAAGCAAATATAAGCCCCTTTTGCAAAATAAAAAAGGGATCTAT is a window encoding:
- the grpE gene encoding nucleotide exchange factor GrpE, with translation MFLEKEQDNLDNLKTQTKELHKDYTECQNCQKEETQTTNKDNQKEDETFKNQPNKTKQTNTKQQKHLSKESSHQQITKLQTQIKELQQKLSQQKKTFDEGLLKNQAEFINFKKRAQTQKENELKYASSNFINNLLMPLEQLEKVIDMPTQNELLQKYLLGFKLLQKQIKKVLQDEGVEEIEALNKPFDPTFHHALETVCDFEKPDKTNLAVLQKGYLYKKRILRPTLVKVNEWSDKNEKNE
- the dnaK gene encoding molecular chaperone DnaK, with the translated sequence MKKTNKIIGIDLGTTNSCVAVMEGGEAKVIPNAEGGRTTPSVVSFKGDEIMLGEIAKRQAITNPNTISSIKRHMGEANYTVNVSGKKYTPQEISAMILANLKKTAEDYLGAQVSEAVITVPAYFNDAQRQATKDAGKIAGLNVKRIINEPTAAALSYGVDKGDKEQTILVFDLGGGTFDVSILTLMDGTFEVLSTSGDNALGGDDFDLRIVDFLVQEFKKENSVDLSKDKMAMQRLKDAAEKAKKELSGVASSQISLPFLTMSEAGPLHLEYNMTRAKFNELTKDLIDRCLAPVKRALSDAKLDIKKIDQVLLVGGSTRIPAVQDLVKNELNKTPNKSINPDEVVAIGAAIQGGILSGEVKDILLLDVTPLSLGIETLGNVFTKLIERNTTIPTSKKQVFSTAADNQPAVDIHVLQGERPLAADNKTLGRFQLTDIPPAPRGIPQIEVTFDLDANGIVSVKAKDLGTNKEQKITISGSGALKEEEIQRMIREAEENAEADRLKKESIDARNEAENMIFHTKKSLEDLKADVTPEEKDKVENQIKELEEALKGDDTALIKEKTGSLTKESQGIAMKAYQKAQEKGAQENTTAKNEKPQDEVVDADFEEQK
- the dnaJ gene encoding molecular chaperone DnaJ yields the protein MTKKDYYHILGLDKDASPEDIKKAYRILAKKYHPDISKEANAESKFKEVQEAYSVLGDASKKSNYDRFGDSSDNGFSDFGSGGFDGFDSFGDSFFSSFGDIFGNQQTKKPSYDKKVEMTIGFIDSVLGANKTIEITVEADCRVCHGKGAVSHQDVIACRRCGGTGQIITEQRTFLGNIRSRQVCPNCSGKGQEIKNKCYACHGQKRQKVKQSATFNIPAGIQEGMSLQVPGKGNFVPLSNNQKAGDLYITFKVRPHESFVRREYDIILEIFITLPEAVLGTNILIPTIYGEVALKIPSGIQSGNKLRMKNKGVAHLNSSYRKGDQYVVVHLKTPNPLSLEEKRLYQKLLDLQHRS
- the ftsY gene encoding signal recognition particle-docking protein FtsY, whose translation is MFKWLKSKFFKSKNNDKYQLGLKKTKASFLDFQTLLKQSNNIEQSLLQALESLLIQADFGTKTIFFLMQAIKDEINQFQIKNPQKLPSVVFSKMFDLYQNMKDMKNIKDTLESSQEQEQEKKQAKQNQGPNPTNPKDTFTSQNNFPQMYLFTGVNGVGKTTTIGKMAEALKQEGKKVLLIAADTFRAGAVAQLQIWAKRVGVEVFCKPLPAHPASVIFEGIELAKSQNYDIILCDTAGRLQNKTNLMQELAKINRVIYKHLPASNLQTFLVLDATTGQNALNQVDLFNQATPLSGAILTKLDGTSKGGIVFAIKYLYNLPTKYIGVGEKAQDLITFDVKKYLFNLFEGFFTSEDIL
- the ffh gene encoding signal recognition particle protein, which produces MSILGEGLQKVINKIRGKKILEQQDIQNIMQDIKVSLVESDVHLQVIDKFNEIIEKKTLKQEVLKGLNNKEHIIKIVNKTLIQILGSTRVDLTFKPNCNLNTLMLIGLQGSGKTTTAGKLALWLRKKNSKKVLLVACDIYRPGAIEQLKVIGKQINIDVFSKLDADVLDIVDAGLKHASQEGYDAVIIDTAGRLDTDETMMQELQQIKAKADPSEILLVVDCLSGQQSANTAQSFHNQLGATGVILTKMDADTKGGAALSVRAMTDLPLKFVSSSEKIDSLEPFNPDRMASRLLGMGDILTLIETFTDKIDPHQSKQMMEKLFDDSYNYYDFQKQLKTLKKMGSFSKLLSFIPGLGCKIKQLSANLGDDGFNKFEVLIQSMTKQEKKNPQLIVLSSRRRQRIAKGSGNQLSDVNKLITLLEQQKKLAKQMQHFDDQDLDKLQNDPMSFFHDMNNNK